A region of Mammaliicoccus sp. Dog046 DNA encodes the following proteins:
- a CDS encoding glycosyltransferase family 2 protein, protein MEVSVIIPVYNAEKTIEETIQSIKSKYAHEIICINDGSADNSADVISNIDNPNIVLVNNENQGAAATRNEGIRIAKGKYIMFCDADDKLGADVIDQMVDTIKLHNTDIVVGKVAHLIGDEVRTIQTYNDLKPVERTTLNRTPEVIQSIGPYGKLYKREILSDIKFDEGITFCEEHTFNLKAWAKSKITVIDHVSYLYNIGVEDSIIATSYKNIEKYLNDATEVRKQSLIILNELKEKVGNYYSYRMDYLIIYFLIRNNFMKVEDIDQLLNAAISYFEVIEHIDTKHVKELKSLILTIATTKNYQSYVQVATQINENTDKKTFRHYKMKRIKLITKMNLRSVRNKSKKISH, encoded by the coding sequence ATGGAAGTTAGTGTTATTATACCGGTTTATAATGCGGAGAAGACGATAGAAGAAACGATACAATCTATTAAGAGTAAGTATGCACATGAAATCATTTGTATCAATGACGGGTCTGCTGATAACAGTGCAGATGTGATTAGTAATATCGATAATCCAAATATCGTATTAGTTAATAATGAAAACCAAGGTGCCGCAGCAACACGAAATGAAGGCATACGTATCGCTAAAGGAAAGTATATCATGTTCTGTGATGCAGATGATAAACTTGGTGCAGATGTCATTGATCAAATGGTAGATACGATTAAATTACATAATACTGATATAGTCGTTGGTAAAGTAGCACATTTAATTGGCGACGAAGTTAGAACAATTCAAACATATAATGATTTGAAACCAGTTGAAAGAACGACGTTAAATCGTACACCTGAAGTCATTCAATCCATTGGTCCATACGGTAAATTATATAAACGTGAAATATTATCAGATATTAAATTTGATGAAGGCATTACATTCTGTGAAGAACATACATTTAATTTAAAAGCTTGGGCGAAAAGTAAAATCACAGTTATTGATCACGTATCGTATCTTTATAATATTGGTGTTGAAGACTCCATCATTGCTACGAGTTATAAAAACATTGAAAAATATTTGAACGATGCAACAGAAGTGAGAAAACAGTCATTAATAATTTTAAACGAATTAAAAGAAAAAGTAGGAAATTATTATAGCTATAGAATGGACTATTTAATCATTTACTTCCTAATTCGTAATAATTTTATGAAAGTCGAAGATATTGACCAATTATTAAATGCAGCAATATCATATTTTGAGGTTATCGAGCATATAGACACTAAACATGTGAAAGAATTAAAATCATTAATATTGACGATAGCTACAACAAAAAATTATCAATCATATGTTCAAGTAGCAACACAAATAAATGAAAATACAGATAAGAAAACATTTAGACATTATAAAATGAAACGAATCAAACTTATAACTAAAATGAACTTACGAAGTGTTAGAAATAAAAGTAAAAAAATATCACATTAA
- a CDS encoding CDP-glycerol glycerophosphotransferase family protein, which translates to MIRNIVKQMYLTGIKVFDTCFKHNINDNHVVVFMTFKEDISPIIEALKKEKFQITIIAHPKWIEYAKSLNVDRVINLRNKYVFQQLKAIKTSKTVIIDTYYLLLGSISKHNNQTVIQTWHAAGALKKFGLEDNSIDQSNEQLINNYLSVYHFTDYYLVSSDIMKQIFIDSLDAKEDQILPIGLPRLDKYAEHTQSNQTGKKIALYVPTYRDYTNEIHTIDQKAFEQNCPEYNLITKLHPSINHSESDSRDIQTLVEMADVIITDYSSLSIEASILDKPIIFYCYDEEKYNEMRGLNTYYYEMTKVNKAFNLDALYNLVNEAELNDQIKPMWHQYTTFNATEKLIDFIKKENN; encoded by the coding sequence GTGATTAGAAATATAGTTAAGCAAATGTATCTAACAGGAATTAAAGTGTTTGATACATGTTTCAAACATAATATTAATGATAATCATGTCGTTGTGTTTATGACTTTTAAAGAAGATATTAGCCCAATCATTGAAGCTTTAAAGAAAGAAAAATTTCAAATTACGATTATTGCTCATCCAAAATGGATTGAATACGCGAAATCGCTGAACGTTGATCGTGTAATTAATCTAAGAAATAAATATGTCTTTCAACAATTAAAAGCAATTAAGACAAGTAAAACAGTCATAATTGATACATATTATTTATTATTAGGGAGTATCAGTAAGCACAATAATCAAACTGTTATTCAAACATGGCATGCTGCAGGTGCTTTGAAAAAATTTGGTCTTGAAGATAATAGTATTGATCAATCCAATGAACAACTCATTAATAATTATTTATCTGTATATCATTTTACGGATTACTATTTAGTAAGTTCAGATATTATGAAACAAATATTTATAGATAGTTTAGATGCTAAAGAAGATCAAATATTGCCTATTGGGTTACCTCGTTTAGATAAATACGCAGAACATACGCAATCTAATCAAACAGGTAAGAAAATCGCATTATATGTACCGACGTACAGAGATTATACGAATGAGATTCATACAATTGATCAAAAAGCATTCGAACAAAATTGCCCAGAATATAATTTAATTACTAAGCTACATCCAAGTATTAATCATTCAGAATCTGATTCTAGAGATATACAAACACTCGTTGAAATGGCAGATGTGATTATAACGGACTATAGCTCGTTAAGTATAGAGGCGTCAATATTAGATAAGCCTATAATATTTTATTGCTATGATGAAGAAAAATATAATGAAATGCGTGGTTTAAATACGTATTATTATGAAATGACGAAAGTGAATAAAGCATTTAATTTAGATGCTTTATATAACTTAGTGAATGAAGCGGAATTGAATGATCAAATTAAGCCAATGTGGCATCAATATACGACATTTAATGCAACAGAAAAACTAATTGATTTTATTAAAAAGGAGAATAACTAA
- a CDS encoding ABC transporter permease produces the protein MHAVFTVIKEHLKNFYLIQRLAQFQLKISNHDNYLGLAWELINPILQIFVYWFAFGFGIRQNAPIDGVPFILYLLVGISMWFFVNQGVLEGTKSIGSRFNQVAKMNFPLSAIPAYILTSRFYGHIILVIVIMLICMASGIVPSIYVIQLIILMPFVYIFAFSVSLLTSTLGVLIRDTQMAMQALLRMLFYLSPILWIPDKGSVVEMIMKLNPVFFFAEGYRAAILYNNWYIIDHWQLALYNVCVTLLFFVVGSILHVKFRQRFADFI, from the coding sequence ATGCATGCTGTATTTACAGTGATTAAAGAGCACTTAAAAAACTTTTATTTAATACAAAGGTTGGCACAGTTCCAGTTGAAAATATCTAACCATGATAATTATCTTGGGCTAGCGTGGGAACTTATTAATCCTATTTTACAAATCTTTGTATATTGGTTTGCCTTTGGATTTGGTATTAGACAAAATGCTCCAATAGATGGCGTACCATTTATTTTATATTTGTTAGTCGGAATTAGTATGTGGTTCTTTGTGAACCAAGGTGTACTTGAAGGAACGAAATCGATTGGTTCAAGATTTAATCAAGTAGCCAAGATGAACTTCCCGTTGTCCGCAATACCAGCTTATATTTTAACAAGTAGATTTTATGGCCATATTATATTAGTGATCGTGATTATGCTTATATGTATGGCATCAGGTATCGTACCATCAATTTATGTTATACAATTAATCATATTAATGCCGTTCGTTTATATATTTGCATTTTCAGTTTCATTATTAACATCAACACTTGGCGTGCTCATTCGAGATACGCAAATGGCGATGCAAGCATTGTTAAGAATGTTATTCTATTTATCACCAATCTTATGGATTCCAGACAAGGGATCTGTTGTAGAAATGATTATGAAATTAAATCCAGTCTTCTTCTTTGCAGAAGGATATAGAGCTGCAATTTTATATAATAATTGGTATATCATAGATCATTGGCAATTAGCATTATATAATGTTTGCGTGACGTTATTATTCTTTGTAGTAGGTTCAATTCTACATGTTAAATTCAGACAAAGATTTGCTGATTTCATTTAA
- the tagH gene encoding teichoic acids export ABC transporter ATP-binding subunit TagH, with protein MNESVVIKNLTKEYKIFRNNKERLKDVFLPRHKSKRFHALQDISFTAYEGDIIGLVGINGSGKSTLSNIIGGSLQPSSGVIERNGDVNVIAINSGLNTQLNGVDNIEYKMLLLGFTKKEIKELTPEIIEFSELGEFIYQPVKKYSSGMKSKLGFAINVTVNPDILVIDEALSVGDQTFTKKSLDKMNQFKEDGKTIFFVSHNIGQVKDFCSKIAWIEGGQLKEFGTTEEVLPKYQDFLKTFNKKSVDEKKSFKDELDATRFFVK; from the coding sequence ATGAATGAATCAGTAGTCATTAAAAATTTAACAAAAGAATATAAAATTTTCCGTAACAATAAAGAACGATTGAAGGACGTATTCCTCCCTCGCCATAAATCTAAACGATTTCACGCACTTCAAGATATTTCATTCACTGCTTATGAAGGTGATATTATCGGATTAGTTGGCATCAATGGTTCTGGTAAATCAACATTAAGTAATATTATCGGGGGATCTTTACAACCATCAAGTGGCGTTATTGAGCGTAATGGTGATGTGAATGTGATTGCCATTAATTCCGGCTTAAACACGCAATTAAATGGTGTAGATAATATAGAATATAAAATGTTGTTATTAGGATTTACAAAGAAGGAAATTAAAGAACTTACACCTGAGATTATTGAATTCTCAGAGTTAGGTGAATTTATTTACCAACCTGTTAAAAAATATTCTAGTGGTATGAAATCCAAATTAGGTTTTGCTATCAATGTTACCGTTAATCCAGACATCCTTGTTATTGATGAGGCATTATCTGTTGGTGACCAAACATTCACAAAGAAAAGTTTAGATAAAATGAATCAATTTAAAGAAGATGGTAAAACTATTTTCTTCGTCAGCCATAATATTGGACAAGTGAAAGACTTTTGTTCTAAAATCGCTTGGATTGAAGGCGGTCAATTAAAAGAATTCGGTACGACAGAAGAAGTCTTACCAAAATATCAAGATTTCTTGAAAACATTTAATAAAAAATCTGTAGATGAGAAAAAATCATTTAAAGATGAACTAGATGCAACACGATTCTTTGTTAAATAA
- a CDS encoding protein vraC, with translation MQHSLEDGIETKHIEFTKKEIQAYKTLLNLNTDDVPDLYIAKVWPSFELFKPFIHRKVLLKESNIRRIKKLKIDTKYKATLIHNYTKQIKQFRVHQFTLTISKEGEQYIEIKQIFIEQ, from the coding sequence ATGCAGCACTCTTTAGAAGATGGCATAGAGACAAAGCACATTGAATTTACGAAAAAAGAAATACAAGCATATAAAACATTGCTAAATTTAAATACAGATGACGTTCCTGATCTTTATATTGCTAAAGTATGGCCATCATTCGAATTATTTAAACCATTTATTCACCGTAAAGTATTGTTAAAAGAATCAAATATTCGTCGCATTAAAAAGCTCAAAATAGATACAAAATATAAAGCTACTTTAATACATAACTACACGAAACAAATTAAACAATTTCGAGTACATCAATTTACTTTAACAATTTCAAAAGAAGGTGAACAATATATTGAAATAAAACAAATATTTATAGAACAGTGA
- a CDS encoding thiolase family protein: MEAIIVAAKRTAFGKYGGVFKHLEPEMLLKPLFEYFKEEHTDALQNMQEVVLGNVIGNGGNIARKSLLEASLPQSIPGVTIDRQCGSGLEAVTYACRMVQAGAGDVYIAGGVESTSRAPWKMKRPQSLYPSDTPEFFERAPFAPEGEDPSMIEAAENVAQVYHVTREEQDEYAYFSHQKTFNALNNGFLSREILPIKVRNEWISNDESVKPRLNLNTLSRFKPLIKEGTVTVGNSCMKNDGAVLLLVMSKEKAISLGYQTGITFVDSVVKGVDPNILGVGPVPAVSQLLNKNKMTIEDIDAIEFNEAFSSQVLASKKQLNMPDEKFNKYGGAIAIGHPYGASGAQLVTRLFHMEEINNGIVTMGIGGGMGHAALFRRWHRDKAH, from the coding sequence ATGGAAGCAATTATTGTAGCAGCTAAAAGAACAGCTTTTGGAAAATATGGAGGTGTGTTTAAACATTTGGAACCTGAGATGTTATTAAAACCACTATTTGAATATTTTAAAGAAGAACATACAGATGCACTACAGAATATGCAAGAGGTTGTGTTAGGCAATGTTATTGGCAATGGAGGTAACATAGCTAGAAAATCATTACTAGAAGCATCATTACCTCAGTCAATACCAGGAGTAACCATTGATAGACAATGTGGTTCAGGATTAGAAGCAGTTACATATGCATGTAGAATGGTTCAAGCAGGAGCTGGAGATGTTTATATCGCAGGTGGCGTAGAAAGTACGAGTCGTGCACCGTGGAAGATGAAACGACCACAATCATTATATCCCTCAGATACACCTGAGTTCTTCGAAAGAGCACCATTTGCGCCTGAAGGGGAAGATCCGTCCATGATAGAAGCGGCTGAAAATGTCGCTCAAGTTTACCATGTTACAAGAGAAGAACAAGATGAATATGCATATTTTAGTCACCAAAAGACCTTCAATGCATTAAATAATGGATTTTTATCACGCGAAATATTGCCTATTAAAGTGAGAAATGAATGGATTAGCAACGATGAAAGTGTAAAACCAAGATTAAATTTAAATACTTTATCTCGGTTTAAACCACTTATAAAGGAGGGTACTGTAACTGTAGGCAATAGCTGTATGAAAAATGATGGTGCAGTTTTACTACTCGTTATGAGTAAAGAAAAGGCGATTTCTTTAGGGTATCAAACAGGAATAACATTTGTTGATAGTGTCGTAAAAGGTGTAGACCCTAATATATTGGGTGTAGGACCAGTGCCAGCTGTTTCACAATTATTAAACAAAAATAAAATGACGATTGAAGATATAGATGCGATTGAATTTAATGAAGCATTTAGTTCACAAGTTCTCGCTAGTAAGAAACAATTAAATATGCCAGATGAGAAATTTAATAAATATGGTGGTGCAATAGCTATCGGTCATCCATATGGTGCAAGTGGTGCACAGCTCGTGACACGACTATTTCATATGGAAGAGATAAACAATGGAATCGTAACTATGGGAATCGGAGGTGGAATGGGACATGCAGCACTCTTTAGAAGATGGCATAGAGACAAAGCACATTGA
- a CDS encoding AMP-binding protein: MTILDLIKQQVEQNKAEIAVYADGQEITYQELWQKSHECSEQLSCHDEGTKIGIAIKHPIQFIKWYIGALINHQIPCVIDASREDNHIRDVLTINHIPIYIDKTEQIIVMEKVEVQSLPHDTLHIGFTSGTTGMPKAYVRSHMSWMKSFQYNDAFMNENIKVYAAPGPHSHSLSLYVMIYALCRGKCFYGQYSFNAQKLVQELNRLEQNKTLFVVPTMIYSILNEGVNLKNLSSMYSSGAKLPRAIFEKLKTKYPLIDIIEFFGSSEASFISYNLNGKAPIDTVGYLFPSVKIKLENKGTDQIGKLFVSSDMIFSGYLNSDNDHSWIEVGDWASINEQQELRLYGRDSERLIIGGKNIYPEVIEQSVLSIDDVFEAIVIGEDHHQFGEIAVLIYRGDVEIKYKDLRKLLLSKGLSRYEIPSKLTRVRKMNYTESGKISRYKMKCAYQNGGKEWKQLL, from the coding sequence GTGACAATTCTAGATTTAATCAAACAACAAGTAGAACAAAATAAAGCCGAAATTGCGGTTTATGCTGACGGACAAGAGATAACATATCAAGAGTTATGGCAAAAAAGTCATGAATGTTCAGAGCAATTGAGCTGTCATGATGAGGGAACGAAAATTGGAATCGCGATAAAGCATCCGATTCAGTTTATAAAGTGGTATATCGGAGCATTAATCAATCATCAAATTCCATGTGTGATCGATGCATCTCGGGAAGATAATCATATCCGTGATGTACTAACGATTAATCACATTCCTATCTACATTGATAAAACTGAACAAATCATAGTAATGGAGAAGGTGGAGGTACAATCATTGCCACACGATACTTTACATATAGGATTTACTTCTGGAACAACAGGTATGCCTAAAGCGTATGTACGTAGTCACATGTCATGGATGAAGTCTTTTCAATATAATGATGCATTTATGAACGAAAACATTAAAGTATATGCTGCTCCTGGACCGCATTCACACTCTTTATCTCTTTATGTGATGATTTATGCGTTATGCCGAGGAAAATGTTTTTATGGCCAATATTCTTTTAATGCTCAAAAGTTAGTTCAAGAGTTGAATCGTTTAGAGCAAAATAAAACATTGTTTGTTGTACCTACAATGATTTATAGCATATTAAATGAAGGTGTAAATTTAAAGAATTTATCCAGTATGTACTCATCAGGTGCGAAGTTACCTAGGGCAATATTTGAAAAATTAAAAACGAAATATCCACTCATAGACATCATTGAATTCTTTGGAAGTTCAGAAGCGAGTTTTATTAGTTATAACTTAAATGGTAAAGCACCTATAGATACAGTTGGATATTTATTTCCAAGTGTGAAAATAAAGCTAGAAAATAAAGGTACTGATCAAATTGGGAAATTGTTTGTGAGTAGTGACATGATTTTTAGTGGATATTTAAATAGCGACAATGATCATTCATGGATAGAAGTAGGTGACTGGGCATCGATTAATGAACAACAAGAATTGCGTTTATATGGTAGAGATAGTGAGCGTTTAATTATCGGCGGTAAAAATATTTACCCAGAAGTCATCGAACAATCTGTACTTAGTATTGATGACGTGTTCGAAGCGATTGTTATTGGTGAAGATCATCATCAATTTGGAGAAATCGCTGTATTAATCTATAGAGGGGATGTCGAAATCAAATATAAAGATTTAAGAAAGTTGTTGTTGAGTAAAGGATTAAGTCGATATGAAATACCTTCTAAATTAACGCGTGTTAGAAAAATGAACTATACAGAAAGCGGTAAAATTTCAAGATACAAAATGAAGTGTGCGTATCAGAATGGAGGTAAAGAATGGAAGCAATTATTGTAG
- a CDS encoding WecB/TagA/CpsF family glycosyltransferase, which yields MAKVLEKDLSRVREQIKVSQEPSYDVIKPQTINVLGLPFANLTANEMVERVKYFVNQETVDNLFIVTANPEIAHYAYHNNHYQRRIKHADYIVPDGIGIVKAAKYLKTPLKERVPGIELMEEMLNIANASSKRVFLLGSSKEGVKETRKILEEHYPNVTFDHKHGYKHVLDYKVTKKIKQFEPDFIFVAMGFPKQEDWIYYNRSHFKHTVLMGVGGSFDVISGNVKRAPKFFIKMNLEWLYRIGTDLQRVNRALKIPLFLKEVQFQKTITPKKNKYDYMKNR from the coding sequence ATGGCAAAAGTACTAGAAAAAGATTTAAGTAGAGTAAGAGAACAGATTAAAGTAAGTCAGGAACCTTCCTATGATGTAATTAAACCACAAACAATTAACGTTCTAGGTTTGCCATTTGCAAACCTAACGGCTAATGAAATGGTTGAGCGTGTGAAATATTTTGTAAACCAGGAAACTGTGGATAATTTATTTATCGTAACAGCGAATCCTGAAATTGCACATTACGCATATCATAACAATCATTATCAAAGAAGAATTAAACATGCAGATTATATCGTACCTGACGGAATAGGTATTGTTAAAGCAGCGAAATATTTAAAAACACCATTAAAAGAACGTGTACCTGGTATAGAATTAATGGAAGAAATGCTTAATATTGCGAATGCAAGCAGTAAGCGTGTATTCTTATTAGGTTCATCTAAGGAAGGCGTTAAGGAAACACGTAAAATTTTAGAAGAACATTATCCAAACGTTACATTTGATCATAAGCATGGTTATAAACATGTATTAGATTATAAAGTAACGAAAAAAATCAAACAATTTGAACCTGATTTTATCTTTGTTGCTATGGGGTTCCCTAAACAAGAAGATTGGATTTACTACAATAGAAGTCACTTTAAACACACTGTATTAATGGGTGTGGGTGGTTCTTTTGATGTAATAAGCGGAAATGTGAAACGTGCTCCAAAATTCTTTATTAAAATGAACCTTGAGTGGTTGTATAGAATCGGTACTGATTTACAACGTGTGAATCGCGCACTAAAAATTCCATTATTCTTGAAAGAAGTACAATTTCAAAAAACAATCACACCTAAGAAAAATAAATATGACTATATGAAGAATAGATAA
- a CDS encoding LCP family protein: protein MKKFSKIGLLLLSIVLMILPVVFGLMLYLETKGAIKDSFLDSNKSKSSLRDKPVDPSLNHVSVLFLGVDDSNSRREGGQKASQSRTDAMIYTTFNKDKKQIRMVSIPRDTLSYIPAVKYYDKITHAHAIDGPKGSMESVESTLNVPVDFYARINMEAFVEVVDELGGIEYDVPFNLNEPNTEDKGRIKVKKGKQTLTGDEALAVVRSRKQDSDLERGKRQMEMIRAIIRKAQETNSINKLDDLVKIVGKNAKHNLTFENIQTLATTYSSSKVKIKTEQISGTDANFNGVYFFNPDLDNLLQVSNTLRKDLKLPKTKKSQMMNYMMLREYGDLVPYIEVSKKSLNKGQSNTNEIDTTETVEPAVQPDTEESSQQAPVEQPQQQPVEQAPSEEAPTQEAPAQQPAAQEQPAQDNQAVDPNAQQPGSDVY from the coding sequence ATGAAGAAATTTTCAAAGATAGGTTTACTACTACTGTCAATCGTTCTTATGATTCTTCCTGTAGTATTTGGATTAATGCTTTATCTTGAAACAAAAGGTGCAATTAAAGACTCTTTTCTTGATTCAAATAAAAGCAAATCATCTTTACGAGATAAACCAGTAGATCCAAGTTTAAATCACGTTTCTGTACTATTTCTCGGCGTAGATGATAGTAATTCAAGACGTGAAGGTGGACAAAAGGCAAGTCAATCACGAACAGACGCAATGATTTATACAACTTTTAATAAAGATAAAAAACAAATCCGCATGGTCAGCATTCCGCGTGACACGTTAAGTTATATTCCAGCAGTTAAATACTACGACAAAATAACACACGCACATGCAATTGACGGTCCTAAAGGTTCAATGGAAAGTGTCGAATCTACATTAAATGTTCCAGTTGATTTTTATGCAAGAATTAATATGGAAGCTTTCGTTGAAGTTGTAGACGAACTTGGTGGTATTGAATATGATGTTCCATTTAATTTAAATGAACCGAACACTGAGGACAAAGGTAGAATCAAAGTTAAAAAAGGTAAACAAACATTAACAGGTGACGAAGCACTTGCAGTCGTTCGATCAAGAAAACAAGATTCAGATTTAGAACGCGGTAAACGTCAAATGGAAATGATAAGAGCCATTATAAGAAAAGCGCAAGAAACGAATTCAATCAATAAATTAGATGATTTAGTTAAGATCGTTGGTAAAAACGCTAAACATAATTTAACATTCGAAAATATTCAAACATTAGCAACAACATATTCATCAAGTAAAGTTAAAATTAAAACAGAACAAATTAGTGGTACAGATGCTAATTTCAATGGTGTTTACTTCTTCAATCCTGATTTAGATAACTTATTACAAGTATCAAACACATTAAGAAAAGACTTAAAACTACCAAAAACGAAAAAATCACAAATGATGAACTACATGATGTTACGTGAATATGGTGATTTAGTACCTTATATCGAAGTATCAAAGAAAAGCTTAAATAAAGGCCAATCTAATACTAATGAAATCGATACAACTGAGACAGTAGAACCTGCTGTGCAGCCTGATACTGAAGAATCTTCACAACAAGCACCAGTTGAACAACCTCAACAACAACCGGTAGAACAAGCACCATCAGAAGAAGCACCTACGCAAGAAGCACCAGCACAGCAACCAGCAGCACAAGAACAACCAGCGCAAGATAATCAAGCAGTTGATCCAAATGCACAACAACCTGGTTCAGATGTATACTAG
- a CDS encoding DUF2538 family protein, protein MKRKTYEKYEQINSMFDALEEQIVHSGDLAHFRQNLYYVNHEHRENYEALLLYYNQANNDPIMDGACYIIAIPEIFNVVNIFDNPLPFSWVYTETGLTEEMKSLSVHMQYLVAAALETSQIQIFTPSGYTMGITNWNMFQLRLFWQYTAIVRREAL, encoded by the coding sequence ATTAAACGTAAAACTTATGAAAAGTACGAACAAATTAATTCAATGTTTGACGCTTTGGAAGAACAAATCGTTCATTCTGGAGACTTAGCCCATTTCAGACAAAATTTGTACTATGTAAATCATGAACATCGTGAAAATTATGAAGCCTTATTGCTTTATTACAATCAAGCTAATAACGATCCAATTATGGATGGTGCTTGCTATATCATTGCAATTCCAGAAATATTTAATGTCGTCAATATTTTCGATAATCCCCTTCCTTTCTCATGGGTGTATACAGAAACAGGATTGACAGAAGAAATGAAATCTTTAAGTGTTCATATGCAATATCTTGTAGCAGCTGCGTTAGAAACAAGCCAAATCCAAATATTCACACCAAGTGGATATACAATGGGAATCACAAATTGGAATATGTTCCAGTTACGACTCTTTTGGCAATATACAGCAATAGTAAGAAGAGAAGCATTATAA
- a CDS encoding GNAT family N-acetyltransferase — MIKIVETEKEMQDALSVRKSVFVDEQGVSLEAEIDDLEDICKHVILYEDNKPAAVGRYRSYESGLAKIERVAVMKPYRKYGFGKVVMDFINSNAKEEGFRGSILNGQTHAKGFYNKLGYQVEGEEFLEEGIPHYKMKLIYE, encoded by the coding sequence ATGATTAAAATAGTTGAAACAGAAAAAGAAATGCAAGATGCCTTAAGTGTTAGAAAATCCGTATTTGTTGATGAACAAGGCGTATCATTAGAAGCCGAAATTGATGATCTCGAAGATATTTGCAAACACGTTATTTTGTATGAAGATAATAAACCTGCAGCTGTAGGAAGATATAGATCTTATGAAAGTGGTCTCGCTAAAATTGAACGAGTCGCTGTAATGAAACCTTATAGAAAATATGGTTTTGGTAAAGTAGTCATGGATTTTATAAATTCAAACGCTAAAGAAGAAGGTTTTCGAGGATCAATATTAAATGGTCAAACGCATGCTAAAGGTTTTTATAACAAGTTAGGATACCAAGTCGAGGGTGAAGAATTTTTAGAAGAAGGCATTCCTCACTACAAAATGAAATTAATATACGAGTAA